The Enterobacter asburiae sequence CAATTATCAGGGGAATTGCCTGGGTAGAACTCTCCAGAGAACAATCCTTATACCGGGAAGTACTGCAACCCGCAGCCCGCTAACTGCCTGAAAGATCAATACGTCTTACGCCATTGCTGCGTTGATGATCGGTCAGACAAAATTGGTCATTCCGTCGACATCCTTACAAAACCCGGATTTAACGCGGAAAACAGCCTCATTATTCCACTGCTCGCCAGGTTATAGCAAGATGACTTTTACCAATTATCACCCGGTTACTCACAGTTTCTTCACCTCAAGGTGGTGATTGGTTTAATAACCACCAAATCGATTGCGTGAAACAGGGCGCAGGCCGGATAAAAGTAAATATAAGCATAGAAAAATGAGTGGCGCTAATGGCTGACGATATTTAGAATCGCCAACCATGAAAACAGAGACTCCAGCCGTAAAAATGGTTGCTATCGCGGATGACTACGCGGGGCAACGTATCGATAACTTCTTGCGCACCCAACTGAAGGGTGTGCCAAAGAGTATGATTTACCGCATCCTGCGTAAGGGCGAGGTGCGGGTGAACAAAAAACGCGTGAAGCCTGAGTATAAGCTCGAAGCGGGCGATGAAGTGCGTATTCCACCGGTGCGCGTGGCAGAACGCGAAGAAGAGGTGGTTTCTCCGAAGCTGCAAAAAGTCGCGGCCCTGAGCGATGTTATCCTTTATGAGGACGATCATATTCTGGTGCTTAATAAGCCATCGGGTACCGCCGTCCACGGTGGTAGCGGTCTGAGCTTCGGCGTGATTGAAGGGTTACGTGCGCTGCGTCCGGAAGCTCGTTTCCTCGAACTGGTTCACCGTCTGGACCGTGATACCTCAGGCGTGCTGCTGGTAGCGAAAAAGCGTTCTGCGCTGCGTTCCCTGCACGAGCAGCTGCGCGAGAAGGGAATGCAGAAAGATTATCTGGCGCTGGTGCGCGGTCAGTGGCAGTCCCACGTGAAGGTGGTGCAGGCGCCGCTGCTGAAGAACATTCTGCAAAGCGGCGAGCGCATTGTCCGCGTGAGCCAGGAAGGGAAACCGTCTGAGACGCGCTTTAAGGTTGAAGAGCGCTATGAGTTTGCCACGCTGGTGCGCTGCAGTCCGGTGACGGGACGTACTCACCAGATTCGCGTCCATACGCAGTTTGCGGGCCATCCGATTGCGTTTGATGACCGCTACGGCGACCGCGAATTTGATAAACAGCTGGCGAGCACGGGGCTGTCGCGTCTGTTCCTGCATGCGGCCGCGCTAAAGTTTACCCATCCTAATACCGGTGAAATTATCCGTATTGAAGCGCCGCTGGATGAGCAGTTGAAACGCTGCCTGAAGGTTCTGCGCGGCTGATTTTGCCTTCCTCCCTCTCCCTGTGGGAGAGGGCCGGGGTGAGGGCATCAGGCCGCAGCGTCCCAGTCATATTGTCAGCGGATTACACTCTTCACGCCTTAACATCTGGCACAAGGCAATCAGCGGCAATCCCACCAGTGTGTTCGGATCCCGACCGTCCAGCTTGTCGAACAGCGCAATCCCCAGTCCTTCACTTTTAAAGCTCCCCGCACAGTTCAGTGGACGTTCCCGGCGCACGTAGTCCGTAATCTCCTGCTCGCTTAAATGGCGGAAGTGCACGTCGAACGGCTCGCATTCGGTTTGCAGATGGCCGGAGGCGGAGTTATAAAGCGCCAGGCCCGTATAAAAGGTCACGATACTGCCTCGCGCACGCAGAAGCTGCTGGCAGGCGTTCTCTTCCGTATGGGGCTTGCCGGTGATTTCGCCATCCAGCACGCAAACCTGATCGGAGCCTATAATCAGATGTGCAGGATAACGTGCGGCCAGCGATTGTGCTTTCTCCTTCGCAAGACGCGTCACCAGATGACGCGGCGACTCGCCCGGCTGCGGCGTCTCATCAACGTCCGGCGCGGCGCATTCAAACGGGATCCCGAGCTTTTCCAGCAGCATTCGACGGTAGGGGGACGTGGAAGCAAGTACGAGATTTGGCATATTTTTATCACCAGATATAGCGTATCGATGCCAGCCATTTTAAACTACAGGCCGCAATGTGTGCGAATAATTGGCAAAAGGCAGCTCTGGTTGCCTTTTTCTTTGACTCTATGACGTTACAAAGTTAATATGCGCGCCCTATGCAAAAGGTAAAATTACCCCTGACTCTTGATCCGGTTCGTACGGCTCAAAAACGCCTCGATTACGAAGGTATCTATACTTCCGATCAGGCTGAGCGTATTGCCGAATCTGTAGTCAGTGTGGACAGTGATGTAGAATGCTCCATGTCGTTCGCTATCGACAACCAGCGTCTCGCCGTTTTAACCGGTGATGCGAAGGTAACGGTAACGCTCGAGTGTCAGCGTTGCGGGAAACCGTTTGTACAGCATGTTCACACAACGTATTGTTTCAGTCCGGTTCGTTCTGACGAACAGGCTGAAGCACTCCCGGAAGCGTACGAGCCGATTGAGGTTAACGAATTCGGTGAAATCGATCTTCTGGCTCTGGTTGAAGATGAAATCATCCTCTCCTTGCCAGTAGTTCCGGTGCATGATTCTGAACACTGTGAAGTGTCCGAGGCGGACATGGTCTTTGGGGAACTGCCTGATGAAGCGCAAAAACCAAACCCATTTGCCGTATTAGCCAGCTTAAAGCGTAAGTAATTGAGGAGTAAGGTCCATGGCCGTACAACAGAATAAACCAACCCGTTCCAAACGTGGCATGCGTCGTTCCCATGACGCGCTGACCGCAGTTACCAGCCTGTCTGTAGACAAGACTTCTGGTGAGAAACACCTGCGTCACCACATCACCGCTGACGGTTTCTACCGCGGCCGCAAGGTTATCACTAAGTAATCACGCGTCAGCGTGATTAGGCTTAGTGAGGATTTCCCCGTGCAAACGGGGAAGTTACCGAACCAGGCTGCGACGATACCTTGACACGTCTAACCCTGGCGTTAGATGTCATGGGGGGAGATTTCGGCCCTTCCGTGACAGTGCCTGCAGCATTGCAGGCACTGAATTCTAATTCGCAACTCACACTTCTTTTAGTCGGCAATCCCGACACAATCACGCCATTACTTGCAAAAGCTGACTTTGAACAACGTTCGCGTCTGCAGATTATTCCTGCGCAGTCAGTTATTGCCAGTGATGCCCGGCCCTCGCAGGCGATTCGCAATAGCCGCGGCAGTTCTATGCGCACCGCGCTGGAACTGGTAAAAGAAGGGCGTGCGCAGGCTTGCGTCAGTGCCGGCAATACCGGCGCGCTGATGGGGCTGTCGAAATTACTGCTCAAGCCGATTGAGGGCATTGAGCGACCGGCGCTGGTGACGGTGTTACCGCATCAGCAGAAGGGAAAGACGGTGGTGCTCGATTTGGGCGCTAACGTGGAT is a genomic window containing:
- the rluC gene encoding 23S rRNA pseudouridine(955/2504/2580) synthase RluC; translation: MKTETPAVKMVAIADDYAGQRIDNFLRTQLKGVPKSMIYRILRKGEVRVNKKRVKPEYKLEAGDEVRIPPVRVAEREEEVVSPKLQKVAALSDVILYEDDHILVLNKPSGTAVHGGSGLSFGVIEGLRALRPEARFLELVHRLDRDTSGVLLVAKKRSALRSLHEQLREKGMQKDYLALVRGQWQSHVKVVQAPLLKNILQSGERIVRVSQEGKPSETRFKVEERYEFATLVRCSPVTGRTHQIRVHTQFAGHPIAFDDRYGDREFDKQLASTGLSRLFLHAAALKFTHPNTGEIIRIEAPLDEQLKRCLKVLRG
- a CDS encoding septum formation inhibitor Maf, yielding MPNLVLASTSPYRRMLLEKLGIPFECAAPDVDETPQPGESPRHLVTRLAKEKAQSLAARYPAHLIIGSDQVCVLDGEITGKPHTEENACQQLLRARGSIVTFYTGLALYNSASGHLQTECEPFDVHFRHLSEQEITDYVRRERPLNCAGSFKSEGLGIALFDKLDGRDPNTLVGLPLIALCQMLRREECNPLTI
- the yceD gene encoding 23S rRNA accumulation protein YceD, with product MQKVKLPLTLDPVRTAQKRLDYEGIYTSDQAERIAESVVSVDSDVECSMSFAIDNQRLAVLTGDAKVTVTLECQRCGKPFVQHVHTTYCFSPVRSDEQAEALPEAYEPIEVNEFGEIDLLALVEDEIILSLPVVPVHDSEHCEVSEADMVFGELPDEAQKPNPFAVLASLKRK
- the rpmF gene encoding 50S ribosomal protein L32 yields the protein MAVQQNKPTRSKRGMRRSHDALTAVTSLSVDKTSGEKHLRHHITADGFYRGRKVITK